From the Argopecten irradians isolate NY chromosome 13, Ai_NY, whole genome shotgun sequence genome, one window contains:
- the LOC138306109 gene encoding zinc finger protein 862-like isoform X2: MEAIEPEWTRLKMGLSTKSEDFSLMTWESAYQSEGTSCPNLFHLIDYLLSLPSSSVDAERGFSVMKQVKNDWRSRLGDRNLSDLMMVILETPAVEVFDPLPAIHFWNNEGQRVRRPYYKDDMKNCIPVQDQVVFTEEGIPVDDAEHQEAEELVNAQQSPAFTSSYSSDEEEFDDNFSDLTALQMKAYRMLMEL; the protein is encoded by the exons ATGGAGGCAATTGAGCCAGAGTGGACTCGATTGAAAATGGGTCTAAGCACAAA GTCTGAAGACTTTTCATTAATGACTTGGGAGTCTGCTTATCAATCTGAAGGAACAAGCTGTCCAAATCTGTTCCATCTCATTGATTATTTGCTGTCACTGCCATCCAGTTCTGTCGATGCAGAGCGAGGATTCtctgt CATGAAACAAGTGAAAAATGACTGGCGGTCCCGACTGGGGGATAGAAATTTGTCAGACCTAATGATGGTAATTTTGGAAACCCCTGCAGTTGAAGTGTTTGACCCATTACCTGCCATACACTTCTGGAATAATGAAGGCCAGCGTGTTAGGAGGCCCTACTACAAAGATGACATGAAA AATTGTATTCCTGTACAAGATCAGGTTGTCTTCACTGAGGAGGGGATCCCAGTTGATGATGCTGAGCATCAGGAAGCTGAGGAGCTAGTCAATGCCCAACAGTCACCTGCATTTACGTCTTCTTATAGTTCAGACGAAGAAGAGTTTGATGACAATTTCAGTGATCTGACTGCCCTTCAAATGAAGGCATACAGAATGCTAATGGAACTGTAA
- the LOC138306109 gene encoding zinc finger protein 862-like isoform X1: MFDMTCHSNFGDEEIANLIQLCQTPLTECIPDIEMEAIEPEWTRLKMGLSTKSEDFSLMTWESAYQSEGTSCPNLFHLIDYLLSLPSSSVDAERGFSVMKQVKNDWRSRLGDRNLSDLMMVILETPAVEVFDPLPAIHFWNNEGQRVRRPYYKDDMKNCIPVQDQVVFTEEGIPVDDAEHQEAEELVNAQQSPAFTSSYSSDEEEFDDNFSDLTALQMKAYRMLMEL; this comes from the exons ATGTTTGACATGACTTGTCATTCAA ATTTTGGAGATGAAGAAATTGCAAACCTGATCCAGCTTTGCCAGACACCTTTGACGGAATGCATCCCTGACATTGAGATGGAGGCAATTGAGCCAGAGTGGACTCGATTGAAAATGGGTCTAAGCACAAA GTCTGAAGACTTTTCATTAATGACTTGGGAGTCTGCTTATCAATCTGAAGGAACAAGCTGTCCAAATCTGTTCCATCTCATTGATTATTTGCTGTCACTGCCATCCAGTTCTGTCGATGCAGAGCGAGGATTCtctgt CATGAAACAAGTGAAAAATGACTGGCGGTCCCGACTGGGGGATAGAAATTTGTCAGACCTAATGATGGTAATTTTGGAAACCCCTGCAGTTGAAGTGTTTGACCCATTACCTGCCATACACTTCTGGAATAATGAAGGCCAGCGTGTTAGGAGGCCCTACTACAAAGATGACATGAAA AATTGTATTCCTGTACAAGATCAGGTTGTCTTCACTGAGGAGGGGATCCCAGTTGATGATGCTGAGCATCAGGAAGCTGAGGAGCTAGTCAATGCCCAACAGTCACCTGCATTTACGTCTTCTTATAGTTCAGACGAAGAAGAGTTTGATGACAATTTCAGTGATCTGACTGCCCTTCAAATGAAGGCATACAGAATGCTAATGGAACTGTAA